CGACGGCGACGTGGAGCGCGCTCAGCTCGACCGGGGCCGTGACGACGGGAAGGCCGGCGAGCAGTCCAGAAATCGCCGTGTAGACGAGGGCGTAGACGCCGATGGCCGGCAGGAAGAGCAGCGGGGCTGCCCCGTAGCGAACCGTCGAGGGGAGCGACGTGGACTGGACGGCACTGCGTGTCGCCCCCAGCGTCGTCAGCGTCACGAACAGCGCGAGCAGGAGACCGCTGTCGAGGCTCGTTCCCTTCCCGGTCAGGGCCGCGAACAGCGCGCCACCGGCCAGTCCCGTCAGGAGTGTCATGGCCGTTCCGAGCGCACTCGTCGCGTGCTCGGTCGCCGCTTTCGGGCCAGTGTGTTCGATCCGGCCGGTGGAGCCGAGAAACTGGTAGGCCTTGTAGAAGCCGTGCAGAATCAGGTGAGTGATCGCGGCCCCGAAAAAGCCCAGTCCGGCCTGCATGATCATAAAGCCCATCTGCCCGACCGTCGAGCCGGCCAGCTTGCTCTTGACGTCAGGCTGGACGGACTTGAGCAGCTTTCCGAGCAACGCGCTGGCCGCACCGATCGCGACGACCGCGAGCATGAGCGCCGGTTCGACCGTGACGACGGGGGCGAACCGCAGGAGCAGGATCCCGCCCGCGTTGACGAAGCCAGCGTGCATCAGCGCCGACGCCGGCGTCGGTGCGGTCATCGACGCGAAGAGCCAGCCGTGGAACGGCACCAGCGCGGACTGTACCATCGCCGCGAGGACGAGCGCCGACGCGGCGACGATCCACGCCGGCCCGCCGAGCGTTCCGGACGCCGCGGCGATCCCCGAGACTGTCGTCGCGCCGGTCGCCCACCACAGCGTCGTCAGCGCGACGCCGAGCAGCGCGCTGCTAGCGAGGAAGTACCTCCGAGCGACCGCCTCGGCCGCCCGCGCCTGTCGCCATCCGTCGACGATCCCGATCAGCTTCGCCATCACCAGCCCCATCGCCAGCCACAGCAGGCCGAACAGCGCGAGGTGGTCAGCCGCGACCAGCGCCATCACGAGAGCTGTGAAACCGAACACGGCGACAAAAAAGCGCGTCTCGTGGGCGTTCCCCGCCATGTACCGACGCGAGTAGCTGTGGACGATCCCGCTGAAGAACGTAGCGACCACCCATAGCAGGACGGTCAGTCCATCGACGGCCACCACGCCGGCGAACTCCCGGCCGCCGAACCGGACCAGGCCGACGAGGGCCACGACGCTCATGGCGAACAGCGACCACACGAGCCACGTCAATGCAGCGGGCACGAACGGCGACTCAGCCGCCGTGTCCGGGAGCGATCCGACCGTCGTCTGTGAACTATGTCCTGACATCCTTCGGTCCAGTTGCGACCACCAGCCCCGGAGACCGACGACACCGGGCGACCAGTTCTGGTCGCTCTCAACTCGTTTGAGAACGGTATGGTTATTAAATTCTTCTATAGTCACAATCTGTTCGAAAAAGGAGTATTATAGAACGTTATGGTTCCATCAGTGTCCGAACCGGAATGCACTGAAACGAGCGTGCAGACCGCGACCGGACGGGTTTGCCTGTGACAACCAGGACGAGATGGAACAGACTCCGCTACTACACGCCCTTTCACTACCGGAACGTTCGATATGCTGGATTGGGAAACTATATCGGTATCCACGGTCGAGTGCGGGCATGGAAACACTCAGGGGCACCGTCCTCGCCGGGCGGTCGTTCGATCCGGTTCAGGGGCGAGTGCACGTCGAAGACGGTCGGATCGAGGCGATCGAGGAGACGGCGACGGACTCGACCGACATCATCCTGCCGGCGTTCGTCAACGCGCACACGCATCTCGGTGATTCAGTCGCCAAGGAGGCGGCCGTCGGGCTGGGGCTCGATGAAGCAGTGGCGCCGCCTGACAGCCTGAAACATCGACGGCTGGCCGCCGTCGACCACGCCGAGCTCGTCTCGGCGATGAGCCGGACGCTCCGGTTCATGCGCCGCACGGGCACGGTCTCGACGCTGGATTTCCGGGAATCGGGCATCCCCGGCGCACGCGCGCTCTACGAGGCGGCCGAACCACTCGATTTCGAGCCGTTCGTCTTCGGGAGCGACACGTCCGACGTCCTCGAGATCGCCGACGGGTACGGCGCGTCGGGCGCGAACGACGCCGACTTCGACGAACAGCGGGCCGCCTGTGAGGAACGCGGCGTTCCGTTCGCCATCCACGCCGGCGAACCCGACGCGACCGACATCCATCCGGCGCTCGATCTCGAGCCCGATCTCCTCGTCCACATGGTCCACGCCCGCGAGGAGCATCTCGAGCGGGTCACAGACCAGTCCGTCCCGATCGCAGTGTGTCCACGCGCGAACGCCGTCCTCGACGTCGGGAAAGCCCCGCTACGGGAACTGCTGGATCACACGACGGTCGCACTCGGGACGGACAACGTCATGCTGAACCCACCGTCGATGTTCCGCGAGATGGCCTACACCGCCAAGCACTTCGACGTGACCAGCCGGGACGTCTTGCGGATGGCCACGACCGCCGGCGCGGAGGTCGCTGGGCTCGACGCTGGTGTCGTCGCCCCCGGCCAGCGGGCGGCCCTGCTCGTCCTCGACGGCAACTCGGACAACCTCGCTGGAACTGACGATCCGGTACGCGCTGTCGTCCGGCGAGCGACCGCACTCGACGTCAAACGCGTCGTCTGCTAGTGACCGTTGTACGTCTGTTCCGGGTCGACCGCACGACTGCGTGTGGTCGCACTGGTAAATCGGTACGACGGTCACTATGACCGTTTGCGAACTCACCATCAAACGCCTCGATGTCACCTACTCGTTTTCGACCTCGAACTTGCCGAACGGCGTCGTCTCGTGCGTGCGAACGAGTACCTCATCGGCGACGGTAAGTCCCATGTCGAGCAGTTCCTGTGCGACGGGCGTGATGTCGCTGTCGTCCTCGCCGACGGCGGTCACGAGGAGGTTCTGTTCGCCCGTGACCAGTTCCTGGACGGAGACGACGCCGTCGATCGCCAGGATCTCTGGGACGAGTTCGCCGCGTTCGGGTATCGACGCCGTACAGTAGAGCAACATCCGGAGGGGATACCCCGACTGCTGGTAGTCGACGCTGGCGCTATACCCCTTGATGATCCCTTCGGACTCGAGGCGCCGGATGCGCTTGCGGACCGTGCTGTCCGAGGTCCCGGTTCGCTCCGCGATGTCACCGGACGACATGTTTCGGGCGTCCTCCTGCAGTGCGTGCAAGATCGCCCTGTCGACATCGTCGATCTCCCTGGCCATACCCCCGTGTCCGCGACAGAGACACTTTACTGTTGTATGTCGTCCAGATGGTCGTCGAGGGCGAAGCAGACAGCCCAAACCCAGCGAACGCAAGCAGAACCGCCCGTCGGAAACCGTCGATGAAAAGGCCCGCGACCCGCAGCCTCGTCGCGGCGAAACTGCGCTCCTGTCAGTCGCGCAGTACGTCATACTGGTGGCTGTACGTTCGGAGAGATATCTGGCACGACGACGTGCCAGATCATTTCGAAATGGTATAGCCACCAGTATCAGTACGTCTTGGCGAAGTAAGCCGTCTCCTCGGCGTCGTCACCGCAGATCGCGCATTCGTCGTGGATCGGCTCTTCGTCTTCCGCAAGCGGGACCATCACAATCTCGGCGGCGATGGCGTCCTTGATCGGCACCTCGCAGGCCTCGTCGCCACACCAGCCACACTTGACGTAGCCGCCGTGCTGGCCGATCGTCCCGAGGATCTCCTCGCGGCTCTCGGCCTCGCGGATCTCCCCCTCGAGGGTCTGCTCGGCCTCGGCGTAGAGTTTGGCGTAGATCGTATCGAGGTGGTCCTCGACGGTCTCGACGGCCCCCTCCCGATCGACGGTCGCCTCCTCGCCGTCGGGGCGATGTACCAGCGTCAGTTCGTCGTCCTCGACCTCGTAGGGCCCAATCTCGATCCGGAGGGGGACGCCGTTGAGCTCGTGTTCGTTGTACTTGAACCCCGGATTGCGGTTGTCGCGGTCGTCGAGTTCCACCCGAACGCCTGCCTCGTCGAGTTCGGCCGCGACGTCGGCGGCGTACTCGAGCACCGCGTCTTTGCTGTCCTCGTTCCAGATAGGGACGATCACGACCTGCGTGGGCGCGAGCGTGGGCGGGAGAACCAGCCCCTGATCGTCGCTGTGGGTCATGAACAGCGCCCCGAGCGCCCGCCAGGACAGTCCCCAGGACGTCGTGTGTGCGAGCTGCTCTTCCTCGTCTTCGTCGACGTAGGTCACGTCGTAGGCCTCCGCGAAGGAAGTCCCGAGGTAGTGGGAGGTGGCGGCCTGGACGGACTTGCCGTCGGGCATCAGCGTCTCGACGGTCGTGGTCGTGTCGGCCCCGGGGAACTTGTCGTGGTCGGGCTTGCGACCGGTCAGGGCGGGCATCGCGAGCACGTCCTCGTAGAGGCGCTCGTACTGCTCGAGCCGGGTCATCGTCTCCTCGGAGGCGTCTTCGGCGTCGCGGTGGGCGGTGTGGCCCTCCTGCCAGAGGAACTCCTTGGTGCGGAAGAACGGTTTCGTCTCGGTCGCCTCCCAGCGGACGACCGAACACCACTGGTTGACCCGCATCGGCAGGTCCCGGTGGCTGCGGATCCACTGGGCGAGAAACGGTGTGATGATGCTCTCGCTGGTCGGACGGACGGCCAGTCGCTCTTCGAGTTCCTCGTAGCCGCCGTGAGTCACCCAGGCGACCTCCGGATCGAACCCCTCGACGACGTCTTTCTCCTTTTCGAGGTAGCTCTCGGGGATGAACATCGGGAAGTAGGCGTTCCGGACGCCCGTGTCCTTGAACCACGTGTCGAGGTGGTTCTGCAGGCGCTCCCAGATGGCGTACCCCCGTGGCCGGGTGACGATGAACCCGCCCATCGGCGCGTAGTCGGCCAGGCCGGCCTTCTGGACCAGTTCAGCGTACCACTCGCCCGTTTCGTGCTCTTTGCTCGTCGTGATGCCGAGTTCTTGCTCTGACATGGTTTCGGATAGTCGCGTCGATGCGACCGGGCCGCGCACGGAGACGCGAGATCGCTCGCCGTTGTTCGAGGTGTGGCCGAGCGCACTCCTAAACGTATCGAAAGGCTGGGAACGCCTGTCACCGTATGACGACCACAAGACACTTTTCGCTCACTTTCGAGGGGAACGTATGGTCTCCCGTTCCGCGAGAGACGTGTTCGCATACGGCGTTCGGCTGTTCGGCTACCTCCTCGTGGCAGTCGTGCTCGGCGGGGCGCTGATCACCGGCGGCATCGGAGTCGTGGCGTCGCTGGAACCAGGCGTCGTCTTCGGCGACGCCTCGCCGGACAGGTACGCGCCGGTAGTCGCCGGCGGAGCGCTGGTAGTGCTCGGCGCACTCGTGCTGGCTGCGGGCGCGTTCGCGACGGCGTTCGCGGTACTCGCGGACGCGGTCGCCGTCGGGTTCGAAACCGCTTCCACGCCAGCGGGAGGTGACGAGGGACCCACGGAGCGGGACGCGGTGTCGACAGACGCCGGCGGCGAGCGAACGGGAGACGCGACAGGCACGTCTGTCGACGGTTCGCCGGCCGAACGCGGTGACGACCCGTTGAGCGGGCCAGCGGGGACCGGCGACGCACTGACCGGCGGATCGGACGGAGGAGATCCGCTCGCGGGTTCGAGCGAGTCGGACGAGGAAGCCTGGCGGCGCGAGATCGAGTCGAAACTGGACGACGACGAATCGCCCGGCGAGTAGCCGAACGCTCGGCCGCAACCCGCACTGTTTTTAACGGCTCGCATACAATAGAGAGACAACCGAGCAGACGGCCGCGCGAGCGCGGCCGAGGGACGCGCCGACGTGTCGTATGGAGACGAGCCGGTTCGACGGCGACGGCCCACCCGGGCCCGCCTATCCGGACCACGCCGGTCATCGGTGCGAGCGAGCCTTGTGCTCCAGTGGCCGTGTCGGTCCCCTGGCCCCCTCTGGCGGCCGTTCTCGGAGGGTAAACTATGGAAATCGAAATCGCAACTATCGGCGGCTACGAGGAAGTCGGCCGCCAGATGACCGCCGTTCGCGCCGGAGACGACGTCGTCGTGTTCGACATGGGGCTGAACCTCTCGAAGGTCCTCATCCACGACAACGTCGAAACCGAGCGGATGCACAGTCTCGACCTGATCGACATGGGCGCGATCCCGGACGACCGGGTGATGTCCGAACTCGAGGGCGACGTGAAGGCCATCGTGCCGACCCACGGTCACCTCGATCACATCGGTGCCATCTCGAAACTCGCGCATCGATACGACGCGCCGATCGTCGCCACCCCCTTTACGATCGAACTGGTCAAACAGCAGATCAAGGGCGAGGAGAAGTTCGGCGTCCAGAACGACCTCGTGAAGATGGAAGCAGGTGGCCGGATGGCCATCGGCGACGAGAACGAACTCGAGTTCGTCAACGTCACCCACTCGATCATCGACGCGATCAACCCGGTCCTGCACACGCCGGAGGGGGCGATCGTCTACGGGCTGGACAAGCGCATGGACCACGACCCGGTACTGGGCGACCCGATCGACATGGAGCGGTTTCGCGAGATCGGTCGCGAAGGCGTGCTCTGCTACATCGAGGACTGTACCAACGCCGGCAAGAAGGGGCGCACGCCCTCCGAGTCGGTCGCGCGGCGTCACCTCAAGGACGTCATGTACAGTCTGGAGGACTACGACGGCGGGATCGTCGCGACGACGTTTAGCTCTCACATCGCGCGCGTCAAGTCGCTCGTGGAGTTCGCCGACGACATCGGCCGCCAGCCGGTGCTGCTGGGACGCTCGATGGAGAAGTACTCCGGCACGGCCGAACGCCTGGACTTCGTGGACTTCCCGGACGATCTGGGGATGTACGGACACCGCAAGTCCGTCGATCGGACGTTCAAGCGGATCATGAACGAGGGCAAGGAGAACTTCCTGCCGATCGTCACGGGCCATCAGGGCGAACCGCGGGCGATGCTGACGCGCATGGGCCGCGGCGAGACGCCCTACGACATCGAGGATGGCGACAAGGTCATCTTCTCGGCGCGGGTGATCCCCGAGCCGACCAACGAGGGCCAGCGCTACCAGTCCGAGAAATTGCTCCGGATGCAGGGGGCCCGGATCTACGACGAGATCCACGTCTCGGGCCACCTCCGGGAGGAGGGCCACTACGAGATGCTCGACGCGCTCCAGCCGGAGAACGTCATCCCGGCCCACCAGGACATGCAGGGGTTCGCCCCGTACGTCGATCTGGCCGAGCAGTTCGGACTCGAGGTCGGCGAGACGCTGCACGTCACGCGCAACGGGAACATGATCCAGCTGGTCGAGTGAGATGAGCATGAGCGAGGGATCCGACACCGCGGCGGCGGTCACGCAGGCGATCGCGGCTCGGCGGGAACTCGTCAACGAAGCGATCCCCCACCAGCTTCCGGTCCAGGAGCCCGAACGACTCTACGAGGCGTCGCGGTACCTGCTGGACGCCGGCGGGAAGCGACTGCGGCCGACGGTACTGTTGCTCGCGGCGGAAGCGATCGCGGACGTGGAACCCCTGCAGGCGGATTACCGGGAGTTTCCCGCACCCGAAGGCACAGTCGATATGATGGCCGCCGCGATCAGCATCGAGACGATCCAGTCGTTCACGCTGATCCACGACGACATCATGGACGACGACGACATGCGTCGGGGCGTCCCGGCCGTCCACCGGGAGTACGACCTCTCGACGGCGATCCTCGCGGGCGACACCCTCTACGCGAAGGCCTTCGAGCACATGCTCGAGACGGGGGCCGACCCCGAGCGGTCGGTCCGGGCGCTGTCGGAGCTGGCGACGACGTGTACGAAGATCTGCGAGGGCCAGTCCTGCGATATCCAGTTCGAGGCGCGGACCGACGTGACGACCGACGAGTACCTCGGTATGGTCGAGCTGAAGACCGCGGTCCTGTACGCGGCCGCGGCGTCGATCCCGGCGATCTTGCTGGGTGCGGACGACGCCGTGGACCCGCTCTATCAGTACGGGCTCAACGTCGGCCGGGCGTTCCAGATCCAGGACGACCTGCTGGATCTGACCACCCCCTCCGAGAAACTGGGCAAACAGCGCGGGTCGGATCTCGTCGAGAACAAGCAGACGATCATCACGCTGCACGCCCGCCAGCAGGGCGTCGACGTGGACGACCTCGTGCCCGAAGACGAGGTGGAGGCGGTCGACGAGGCGACGATCGAACAGGCTGTCGAACGCCTCGAAGAAGCTGGCAGTATCGACTTCGCCCGCGAGCTGGCACACGACCTCATCGAAGACGGAAAGGACAGCCTTCGGGTCTTGCCCGCCAACGAGGCGCGCGGCCGACTGGACGACATCGCTGACTACCTGGTCGAACGCGAGTACTGATCAGCGATCCCCGTTGTCGGTCTCGATCTCGAACATCGGCGGGAGGTCGCTGGTGTTCGTCGGCTCGAACGTCCTGGGTGCCCCTTTCCAGGCGGGACGCTGTCGAGTTGGCAGCTCCGCGCTAGATGCCGTGGGTGTGGTGCGATACTGGGTCGATTGCGGGTTCGTACTCATTGTGACGTGGTGGAACGCGACGGTTCGAAGGCGATGCTGGCCGGTCAAACAGGGCGTGCACCACGTACGAGAAGCGACTGCATCGTAGAACCGACAACGAGAGATGGGGTCATAAATATAACGGTTTTTAATTAACTATTCGACGACCAGCGACACCGGATAGTCGGTCAGGTTCTCGTAGCCGTCGTCGGTGACGACGATCAGGTCCTCGATGCGGACGCCGCCGACCGCCGGGTCGTAGAGGCCGGGTTCGATCGTGATGACGTGGCCGGGTTCGAGTTCGCCGCCGTCGGGGCCGACGGAGGGTAGTTCGTGGACGTCGAGTCCGACCCCGTGGCCCGTGCTGTGGATGAATCCGGTTTCCGTGCCGGGGTCGTCTCGGAGCGTCGGCAGACCGGCGTCCTCGTAGACGTCACAGGCGGCGTCGTGGACGTCCGCGCCCGTCGCGCCCGGCTCGACCGCCGCCAGCGCTTCGCGGTAGGCCCGCTCGGTCAGGTCGTACCACTCCCGGACCTGT
This window of the Halapricum desulfuricans genome carries:
- a CDS encoding ribonuclease J, coding for MEIEIATIGGYEEVGRQMTAVRAGDDVVVFDMGLNLSKVLIHDNVETERMHSLDLIDMGAIPDDRVMSELEGDVKAIVPTHGHLDHIGAISKLAHRYDAPIVATPFTIELVKQQIKGEEKFGVQNDLVKMEAGGRMAIGDENELEFVNVTHSIIDAINPVLHTPEGAIVYGLDKRMDHDPVLGDPIDMERFREIGREGVLCYIEDCTNAGKKGRTPSESVARRHLKDVMYSLEDYDGGIVATTFSSHIARVKSLVEFADDIGRQPVLLGRSMEKYSGTAERLDFVDFPDDLGMYGHRKSVDRTFKRIMNEGKENFLPIVTGHQGEPRAMLTRMGRGETPYDIEDGDKVIFSARVIPEPTNEGQRYQSEKLLRMQGARIYDEIHVSGHLREEGHYEMLDALQPENVIPAHQDMQGFAPYVDLAEQFGLEVGETLHVTRNGNMIQLVE
- the idsA3 gene encoding geranylfarnesyl diphosphate synthase, with the translated sequence MSEGSDTAAAVTQAIAARRELVNEAIPHQLPVQEPERLYEASRYLLDAGGKRLRPTVLLLAAEAIADVEPLQADYREFPAPEGTVDMMAAAISIETIQSFTLIHDDIMDDDDMRRGVPAVHREYDLSTAILAGDTLYAKAFEHMLETGADPERSVRALSELATTCTKICEGQSCDIQFEARTDVTTDEYLGMVELKTAVLYAAAASIPAILLGADDAVDPLYQYGLNVGRAFQIQDDLLDLTTPSEKLGKQRGSDLVENKQTIITLHARQQGVDVDDLVPEDEVEAVDEATIEQAVERLEEAGSIDFARELAHDLIEDGKDSLRVLPANEARGRLDDIADYLVEREY
- the proS gene encoding proline--tRNA ligase codes for the protein MSEQELGITTSKEHETGEWYAELVQKAGLADYAPMGGFIVTRPRGYAIWERLQNHLDTWFKDTGVRNAYFPMFIPESYLEKEKDVVEGFDPEVAWVTHGGYEELEERLAVRPTSESIITPFLAQWIRSHRDLPMRVNQWCSVVRWEATETKPFFRTKEFLWQEGHTAHRDAEDASEETMTRLEQYERLYEDVLAMPALTGRKPDHDKFPGADTTTTVETLMPDGKSVQAATSHYLGTSFAEAYDVTYVDEDEEEQLAHTTSWGLSWRALGALFMTHSDDQGLVLPPTLAPTQVVIVPIWNEDSKDAVLEYAADVAAELDEAGVRVELDDRDNRNPGFKYNEHELNGVPLRIEIGPYEVEDDELTLVHRPDGEEATVDREGAVETVEDHLDTIYAKLYAEAEQTLEGEIREAESREEILGTIGQHGGYVKCGWCGDEACEVPIKDAIAAEIVMVPLAEDEEPIHDECAICGDDAEETAYFAKTY
- a CDS encoding Lrp/AsnC family transcriptional regulator → MAREIDDVDRAILHALQEDARNMSSGDIAERTGTSDSTVRKRIRRLESEGIIKGYSASVDYQQSGYPLRMLLYCTASIPERGELVPEILAIDGVVSVQELVTGEQNLLVTAVGEDDSDITPVAQELLDMGLTVADEVLVRTHETTPFGKFEVENE
- a CDS encoding amidohydrolase family protein, giving the protein METLRGTVLAGRSFDPVQGRVHVEDGRIEAIEETATDSTDIILPAFVNAHTHLGDSVAKEAAVGLGLDEAVAPPDSLKHRRLAAVDHAELVSAMSRTLRFMRRTGTVSTLDFRESGIPGARALYEAAEPLDFEPFVFGSDTSDVLEIADGYGASGANDADFDEQRAACEERGVPFAIHAGEPDATDIHPALDLEPDLLVHMVHAREEHLERVTDQSVPIAVCPRANAVLDVGKAPLRELLDHTTVALGTDNVMLNPPSMFREMAYTAKHFDVTSRDVLRMATTAGAEVAGLDAGVVAPGQRAALLVLDGNSDNLAGTDDPVRAVVRRATALDVKRVVC
- a CDS encoding proton-conducting transporter transmembrane domain-containing protein codes for the protein MSGHSSQTTVGSLPDTAAESPFVPAALTWLVWSLFAMSVVALVGLVRFGGREFAGVVAVDGLTVLLWVVATFFSGIVHSYSRRYMAGNAHETRFFVAVFGFTALVMALVAADHLALFGLLWLAMGLVMAKLIGIVDGWRQARAAEAVARRYFLASSALLGVALTTLWWATGATTVSGIAAASGTLGGPAWIVAASALVLAAMVQSALVPFHGWLFASMTAPTPASALMHAGFVNAGGILLLRFAPVVTVEPALMLAVVAIGAASALLGKLLKSVQPDVKSKLAGSTVGQMGFMIMQAGLGFFGAAITHLILHGFYKAYQFLGSTGRIEHTGPKAATEHATSALGTAMTLLTGLAGGALFAALTGKGTSLDSGLLLALFVTLTTLGATRSAVQSTSLPSTVRYGAAPLLFLPAIGVYALVYTAISGLLAGLPVVTAPVELSALHVAVAAAFLAVYVAIEAGVHERSHRLYVALVNASQPPESTVLTATEEYNEY